A window of Helicobacteraceae bacterium contains these coding sequences:
- a CDS encoding agmatine deiminase family protein → MSRRAIAEWEEQSGVLLALPREGGDWAPYMGEILEFYESLIAAITRFEKAILICENADEAFRRFGNDRVVCAQLPTNDTWARDFGAIAIEDNGETAFLDFEFNGWGLKFAANYDNQITEGLKAQGFFGGARVIKTGWILEGGSIESDGAGTIMTTENCLFAPNRNARWSKADFEARFRRDLGAKRVLWVKNGRLENDDTDAHIDTLARFCDPDTIAFVGCDNPNDSHYDALKAMKEEILAFKKANGAPYRFVELPMCDPIYYEGERLPATYANFLIINGAAIAPIYGVDSDEKALAALKTAFKDREIIALNASVAARQHGSIHCLTMQLPSLRRVII, encoded by the coding sequence ATGAGCCGTAGAGCGATCGCGGAGTGGGAGGAACAGAGCGGAGTCTTGCTCGCTCTGCCGCGCGAAGGGGGCGATTGGGCGCCGTATATGGGCGAGATTTTGGAGTTTTACGAGTCGCTGATCGCGGCGATAACGCGCTTTGAAAAGGCGATCTTGATCTGCGAAAACGCCGACGAAGCGTTTAGGCGCTTTGGGAACGATCGCGTCGTTTGCGCGCAACTGCCGACAAACGACACGTGGGCGCGCGATTTTGGCGCGATCGCGATCGAGGATAACGGCGAAACGGCGTTTCTGGACTTCGAGTTCAACGGCTGGGGACTAAAGTTCGCCGCCAATTACGACAACCAAATTACCGAAGGCTTGAAAGCGCAAGGCTTTTTCGGCGGCGCGAGAGTAATAAAAACGGGCTGGATTTTGGAGGGCGGCAGTATCGAAAGCGACGGCGCGGGAACGATTATGACCACCGAAAACTGCCTGTTTGCGCCAAATCGCAACGCGCGTTGGAGCAAAGCTGATTTTGAGGCGCGTTTTAGGCGCGATCTGGGCGCGAAGCGGGTTTTGTGGGTGAAAAACGGGCGTTTGGAAAACGACGATACCGACGCTCATATAGATACTTTGGCTCGATTTTGCGATCCTGACACGATAGCTTTTGTCGGTTGCGACAATCCTAACGATAGCCATTACGACGCGCTAAAAGCGATGAAAGAGGAGATTTTGGCGTTCAAAAAAGCGAACGGGGCGCCGTATCGTTTTGTGGAGTTGCCGATGTGCGATCCGATCTATTACGAGGGCGAAAGACTGCCCGCGACATACGCGAATTTTTTGATTATCAACGGCGCCGCGATCGCGCCGATCTACGGCGTTGATAGCGACGAAAAGGCGTTGGCGGCGCTAAAAACCGCTTTTAAGGATCGCGAGATAATCGCGCTTAACGCAAGCGTAGCGGCGCGCCAGCACGGATCGATCCATTGCCTAACGATGCAGCTTCCCAGCTTGCGCCGCGTCATAATTTAA
- a CDS encoding Do family serine endopeptidase, producing the protein MKQLIVLAIASCVAFAAPKVTFQDYENGAITREQPSSGALASYARILKNARQSVVNVSIQKSVRTPQIQVSPFFNDPFFRQFFDDGRFNIPRERIERSLGSGVIISADGYIVTNNHVVEDANKVIVTLANSKEEFEAKVIGSDPKSDLAVIKIEAKNLRPAIFFDSDNVEVGDVVFAIGNPFGVGETITTGVVSATNRTAVGIVEYEDFIQTDAAINPGNSGGALVNSTGALIGVNSAILTRSGANHGVGFSIPSNMVKKIAEQLIESGEVTRAWLGVSISDLSEDLHEFYGKKEGAVVISVEPKSPADKAGLKRGDLIIKVDSKAIDGANSLRNTIGALPPNKKVALEVVRDKKTITISAALTSLDKGSIAAAKSDYKGLTIAPLTDEARSRLRLSRESRGVIVDSVADNSEASKAGFASGDVIVQVESTEISDIDSFKKAIAGNAKKRFYVLRRGVIFIAVL; encoded by the coding sequence ATGAAACAGTTGATCGTTTTAGCGATCGCCTCGTGCGTCGCTTTCGCTGCGCCGAAAGTTACCTTTCAAGATTATGAAAACGGCGCTATAACGCGCGAGCAGCCCTCCTCGGGCGCTCTTGCCTCTTACGCGCGGATACTCAAAAACGCGCGACAAAGCGTGGTGAACGTCTCGATCCAAAAGAGCGTGCGAACGCCGCAAATACAGGTTTCGCCCTTTTTTAACGATCCGTTTTTCCGTCAGTTTTTTGACGACGGACGCTTCAACATTCCGCGCGAGCGTATCGAGCGATCGCTGGGTAGCGGCGTGATTATCAGCGCGGACGGCTATATCGTAACCAACAATCACGTCGTCGAAGACGCGAATAAGGTGATCGTAACGCTGGCAAACAGCAAAGAGGAGTTCGAGGCTAAAGTGATCGGCAGCGATCCGAAAAGCGATCTGGCGGTAATCAAGATCGAGGCGAAAAATCTGCGCCCCGCGATCTTTTTTGATTCGGACAACGTAGAGGTGGGCGACGTGGTTTTCGCCATCGGCAACCCTTTTGGCGTGGGCGAAACCATTACCACGGGCGTGGTATCCGCGACAAACCGCACGGCGGTCGGCATCGTGGAATACGAAGACTTTATCCAAACCGACGCGGCGATCAATCCGGGCAACAGCGGCGGCGCGCTGGTCAATTCCACAGGCGCTTTGATCGGGGTAAATAGCGCGATCTTGACGCGAAGCGGCGCAAATCACGGCGTGGGTTTTTCGATTCCTAGCAATATGGTAAAAAAGATCGCCGAGCAGCTTATTGAGAGCGGCGAAGTTACCCGCGCTTGGCTTGGCGTGAGCATAAGCGATTTAAGCGAGGATTTGCACGAGTTTTACGGCAAAAAAGAGGGCGCGGTGGTAATTAGCGTCGAACCGAAATCGCCCGCCGACAAAGCGGGGCTAAAACGCGGCGATCTGATAATCAAGGTGGATTCCAAAGCGATCGACGGCGCAAATTCGCTTCGCAATACGATCGGCGCGTTGCCGCCAAATAAGAAGGTGGCGTTAGAGGTTGTGCGCGATAAAAAGACGATTACCATTAGCGCCGCGCTAACCTCTTTGGACAAAGGCTCGATCGCGGCGGCAAAAAGCGACTACAAAGGCTTAACTATCGCGCCGCTAACGGACGAAGCGCGATCTCGCCTTCGCCTGTCTAGGGAGTCGCGCGGCGTGATAGTCGATAGCGTAGCGGATAATTCGGAGGCAAGCAAAGCGGGCTTCGCGAGCGGCGACGTGATCGTGCAGGTGGAATCTACGGAGATTTCCGATATAGATTCATTCAAAAAAGCGATCGCCGGTAACGCGAAAAAACGTTTCTACGTCCTTAGGCGCGGCGTTATTTTTATCGCGGTTTTATAA
- a CDS encoding lysophospholipid acyltransferase family protein, with protein sequence MTKSKRRKYRYGVFGAKRLLRFLAALSLKNARRFGAFIAVIGWYFPTTHKRVTLKNLEICFPSLSAAERKKLARESLIESAKTAAEMGALCMWEHKRCLELVEKTENESLLDEAIAAKKGVILLAPHVGNWEMMRHFLASKSTFIALYEPPKIKDLEPLLVAIRDKVGMISAPANAKGVTRLFRELSKGAVTAILPDTQPAKRAGGVFAPFFGVEALTPTFLQKAAQKTGAIVVCGVALRSQNGFMLIFSEVDQNIYNPDEKIAATALNRSIEICVNLDLKQYIWEYKRFRSRPAGEKAIYAV encoded by the coding sequence ATGACGAAGAGTAAGCGGCGCAAATATCGTTACGGCGTATTCGGCGCCAAGCGGCTTTTGAGGTTTCTAGCCGCGCTTTCGCTGAAAAACGCGCGGCGCTTTGGCGCGTTTATAGCCGTGATCGGCTGGTATTTTCCCACGACGCACAAGCGCGTAACGCTGAAAAACCTTGAGATATGTTTTCCTTCGCTAAGCGCCGCCGAACGCAAAAAACTAGCGCGAGAGAGCTTGATTGAATCGGCTAAAACCGCCGCCGAGATGGGCGCGCTGTGTATGTGGGAGCATAAACGCTGTCTGGAACTCGTCGAGAAAACGGAGAACGAGAGTCTGTTAGACGAGGCGATCGCGGCAAAAAAAGGGGTGATTTTGCTTGCGCCGCATGTGGGAAATTGGGAGATGATGAGGCACTTTTTAGCCTCGAAATCGACCTTTATCGCGCTTTACGAACCGCCGAAAATTAAGGATTTGGAACCGCTTTTGGTCGCTATCCGCGACAAGGTTGGCATGATCTCCGCTCCCGCGAACGCGAAAGGAGTGACAAGGTTGTTTAGGGAGCTTAGCAAGGGCGCGGTTACGGCGATCCTACCCGATACTCAGCCCGCAAAACGGGCGGGCGGAGTTTTCGCGCCGTTTTTTGGCGTGGAGGCGCTAACCCCCACTTTTTTGCAAAAAGCGGCGCAGAAAACGGGCGCGATCGTCGTTTGCGGCGTAGCGTTGCGTAGCCAAAACGGTTTTATGCTTATCTTTTCAGAAGTAGATCAAAACATATATAATCCCGACGAGAAAATCGCCGCAACGGCGCTTAACCGATCTATCGAGATATGCGTAAATCTCGATCTTAAACAATATATATGGGAGTATAAACGCTTTCGCTCCCGCCCCGCCGGAGAAAAAGCGATCTATGCCGTTTAA